Genomic DNA from Vespa velutina chromosome 6, iVesVel2.1, whole genome shotgun sequence:
TAACTATCTTCGTTGTCGTTGATAGCAGTTATACGATTCTTTCCACCACGTTAATTTTCCCCTTCTATCACCTGTCAACAACGATGACTCTTTGCGCTGACTCtcttctctatccttctctctctctctctctccctctctctccctctctctctctctctatattctCATGTATCTTTGCCTAGTGGAAAACAGACGACGCGATAGGTCGAGCATCAATCATTCGACCAATCGtagcgtttctttttctttcgtcgaatTGATACACTAGACAAAGAACATATCCACTTCTTTTAATTtgtcataaaaaatatgttgacatttctctctctttttctctctctctctctctctctctttctctttctttctctttccttctctctctctctctctctctctctcttttcttttctcttattttaataatgcacGATCAATTTgacaatatatgtgtattttgtTTCCCTTATATTTTACACGATGATTCGTCGAAAACATgtcactatttttttttacagaaatatctgaaaattataaagaacgATCGTAAAGGAAGCGCGATGCAACTTCTACGTTGAGTGAGAATTTGATGAGCGATGTACTTCGGCCGACACTCGAACGCGCCGGTCGTCGATAATCTTGCGTCTGCGTTACGATGCTCTCGTTCGAACGTGGCGCGAAATTTTAAACGACATCAAGCATTACTcccgataaaaattatcgtaattttaattgaatttatattgttaatatccttacgtttaatatattatatttgagaaaatatttttcgtaataatatataaaatgtttttcctttatgatttctttttctttatttcttcattttttcttttttctcaattgtaaaatttcacacgacgatttttcttcctttttcgcaTATACATTCAGtatgatttattaatcatactgaatcgataaattatcgatcaatgaatataataatatttattaagatctATCGAGAATAATCCAatcaattttgtaaattttataatattcaacTAAAGCATGATTTTAAAAGACAGTTCATTAAAACATACTCGTGGATATGATATATCACATACAATTTCGTATTATCATCCGTCATGATTCCATTTCGGTCAAGATATCGCGACCTAAAATTGACCCTAAAGATAATGCGTTTAGATCGTTCcataagaaaaatcttttatttatacgtatagtTATAATCCAATGTAATCGATAAATTTGAGATTTTCTATCtcgaatcgatataattttttccattaattttattctccttttttcctaatcgataatagataatatcttattaatatttcataaggataagaagtataaaattattattagatatctattatacgtaaaaataataataataagcgtaatttttctttcacgatcAATACATATCGtcgtcaattattttttactttcatcgtattgtaattacgttaattgtaattaaatatacggaataaaaaaaaagaaaaaaaagaaaaaaaagaaaaaggaaaatataaaaggaaattattgACAATCTTGTTGATGATTTTCGAACGCGATGAAGTATCGGAAGACGGTGATTTTTTGAACCGAGAGCGCTGACTTTCCAGATCTGCGATAGCCCTGTATCCAGTTAGAGTCATTCCGTTTAGTCGTGAACCATCCTTCTCTCGTTTCGCTTAAACGAACTCGTCTGGTAGTGTACTCGTCGTGAGTTCAGTCTGAAAGGTACGTACATACGCGTATATAGTATGTCTCTTACAAGAAATCATAGCTGCGATCGATCAGTGAGTCTCTCGTTTCGCAATGGCGTAGGATTTACGAAAAttcatatcattttaaattattataaattattagacaTTAGAAATTAGTCcgacaatatttttaacacctttttttatttgcgttTGTCGGCTCGAaggtgataataataataataaaaaaaaaaaaaaaaaaaaaaagaaaaataaaagaaaatcaatgaaataaacgaacaaataaatgaaataaataaaattcgagcGTGGCTACTTacgtgctttttctttcttttactttttcttcttgcaaaaaaagaagaaaaaaaaaaaaagaaaaaaaagaaaaaaaaaagaaaaaaaagaaaaactttcgaCCAACATTGTTTCGAGTTTCCACGCCAACCTGAGATACATAACTACTTGCGTAATAGTTTTGGTCATAGACCGTTACCCGTTTTAAATTCGGCCGGGGGCAAAACACCCCGAAGCTATAGAAGTGTTAAACTCGTGAAAGGACGAGTACCATAAAAGAACTCGCATTTCTAAAGATACCGTTGATTCGAGCTCGACACCGGTGATACCATCTACGTCTACAAACTTTGTCAGAGAACTATTGTCTTTAAGTAAGTTTGTCCTCGAtgcttttttttacattaaaataaaaacgatatgtcgattacgattttttcttttttttttttttattttttatatgacatGGAATTACTACAATCACGTTTCTCATAATTCGTGATAATcaacgtatattatatttgaacgaCGGGTAGGTATCCTCACGATTTCGTgaaattcaaagaattttcattttcacgagATGGAAAAGCGATCGAAGTgaaatcgaagaagaagaagaaaaagaaaaagaagaagaaagcgaaCTTCAATTTCGCTTTAGAACAACAATTTCGATTACTTACAAAgacgtaaatataaaaagtcgAGGAAACGAGGGTGAGATAACGAGATAACGCTTAtacgttcttctttttatggATATAATTAACTAGATATGTCACGCTTCGGGCGTGTTAGCGCGAttgagagaaggggagagacaCATAGCTGTCTAAAGTTTTCCCCGTGGatcgtgaaaaatattttctcgataaCATAGAAATTATTACGTGCAAATATAGACAAACGCATAGCTAACATTTggaatatcgatattttctaaactattatcatatttaataaatataattagaaataaaattagaaaaagaatatctttcatttttaaacgaCTAATGTAATAgtcaattatgtttttttttttttatcgttatatcttaattaattaattaatttacacggtgaatataatttttattatgaattctTCGTTAATTCGTGAGATCACTAAAGCGTAAAACGTAAAGAGCATTCATGGTGAATCACGAGTGAAATACTGCAATTTCCGGATCACGATATCAtgtcttatctctttttctttctcttcttactctctttttctatcttccccATTCTATGTATCTGAAacgctctccctctctctctctctctctccgtttgTATTTCGCCTTACAGCGTTCTAGAAACCAACACCTACGTTTGAGCCGATCTCGaaagtctctctctgtcaAGACTGACTCTTGGAATCCCGACCTAGTTCCCATATGCACACATAATCGAATGAATCGAGTCGTAGAGCATCTTATTATGAGCTGctacgaaatgaaaaagacaCTCGCCTCCGTTCATCGTAAAATTCTTCCGCGAGTTCTTGCCCTCGAATACGATaactaacacacacacacacacacacactacgCACTCCTACATACTCCTACataaacatagatatataggacatgtatataaaagatatatccaagtataaactttatttcaagataaattgaaattttcagtTGACCTCGAGTCAGCAAGAAGATACGAAAATGTTATTCTTAATATTGATGGCGTGTTTCGTTGCCACAACACTGGCAGGATGTCCAATGAGACCATCGGCGGGACAAACTTCCGCTGGAAGAACACCCGGAGATGGCGGATACAGAATACTTATCAGTGGGACTTCTGATAAGTATATCCCAGATGCCGTTTATACCATTAGTCTACAAGGTATAAGATACGTTCtatgattcttttatttatttgcttttttctttctttctttctttctttctttctttctttctttctttcatttttttttcttctttcttttctctctctctctctctttctttctttgataaaaaaaaagaaaataatttctcaataACGAAACGTTCTCGTTtcgtcattatttatttcaggATCAAGAACACACGAACGCCTTCAACAATTCACGCGTTTCACACTTTCCGTACATTCACAGCACGCACCGAACAATCCAACCATTCGCGTTGGTTACTTTCAATTATTCCCAGATTCTTTGACTACCTTCAATGAGGATTGCATTAACACTATTTCCGAAGCTACGGATTATCCAAAATCCGAGGTtattaagatttaattttaagttTTTCATATGaaacctatttttttttttccttctttttcttttttttttcttttttctttttatttcttattactttttattgttttttctttttttttttttttttttttttttttaagctgaAGATCAGAAGGATAGAACGTTAAACTTATATTGGCTTCTAGCCAATCGTTCTccagttttgttttttttttctttctttttttttttctttctttctttctctagagTAAGACAATTAAACTTTTTGTATCTTGGAACAGATCCAAGTTATGTGGAAAGCACCACCGACTGGATCAGGCTGTGTTGTCTTTACTTCTATGATCTTGGAGAATAACGTGAGATGGTACGCCGAGGATGAAGGTCTGACAAAGACCTTCTGCGAGATGAATCCCACGGAGGTCGAACAATTAAGTGAGGATAGATGTTGTGCTTGCGACGAAGCTAAATACTCGGTgagttaataaaattacatacgGAGTAACGTTTTCGATTTCATttggataaaataaattaaatattttttattgaccaaataaatattacatatctttgttaatgcaaatatatttttactttataaatatataattataatgatataaattataaataaataaataaatatatatatatatatatttatttatattcgaagCTGACCTTTGAAGGCATCTGGTCTAACAAGACACATCCTAAAGATTATCCATTTTCGGCATGGTTGACGCACTTCAGTGATTTAATTGGGGCATCCCATGAACCAGAATTTTCTTTCTGGGGCAGAGATCATATTGCTACAGATGGTTTTAGGCAACTCGCCGAATGGGGATCAGCCTCTGGTGTAGAAGCTGAACTCAGAGCTCAAGCAACCAAATTGAGAACTCTTATCAAGGCCGCTGGTCTTTGGCATCCTAATGTAAATACTAACACCAGTGCGAATTTTAGGCAagcgtattattattatattgcgatatattttattcgtacatTTTATCGAGTTATAGttattgaaaattcttttttttttctttttttttttttttttttttttttttttttcccaggGTAGACAGGAAACATCCTCTTCTCTCGATAGCTTCTATGTTCGGTCCATCGCCTGATTGGGTGGTGGGTGTTAGTAAATTAAATCTTTGCCAAAAAGATTGTTCTTGGACGAAGAGTATGATCATTGATCTTTATCCTTGGGATGCTGGCACGGATAATGGTATCACTTACATGTCACCAAATTCAGAAACGAATCcaagagaaaagatgaaacCTATCACGACTTCCTATCCAGAAGATCCTAGATCACCGTTTTACGATCCAACTGGTAGACCTATGCTTCCATTAGCTAGATTATATctcgatagagaaaaagtcATTCAACGTGGTTGCGACGAGGAAATACTTCAGCGACAAGTACAAGAATTAGAGGTCGCTGAGAACACCGAGGACACTTCAAAACGTACAATGATATtgtcatttgtttattttcaatagCGATTAATTTTCCCTcgtaataatgacaattatttatttttctttttttacaaagcCGAATGTCAAACGACGAATTACTCGCCATGGTCTTCCTGTTCCGTAAGTTGTGGCAAAGGATTGAGAATGCGTACGAGAGAATACAGAATGCCAGAAAAGGCAAGGATGTTTAACTGCAACAGACAACTCGTTTTCAAGGAAATGTGTGTTGCCGATATACCAGAATGTCCGTAAgtttattctctttaaaaaatcttttctaataAGATAAGATTCACCTAATCATTAATTTACAATCACTTccctataattttatatctcgtAGAGGCGAAGAATATGAAGATAATGATACCTTGTTGGTACCAAATAATACTATCTGCGAGACTACCGATTGGAGCGAATGGTCAGAATGCTCGTCGACATGTGGCATTGGCCTCAAAATGAGAACCAGACGGTTCAAGAATCAAATGGGTCGTAAGAGTtgctctctcgtttctttggTAGAAAAGACAAAATGTATGGAACCTCCGTGTCTTGTTACGGAAACTGTCGATCCTATTTGCAaagtttgtattttttattttttaaattatttataatattttattacgtacGATCGTTTATAGGTTACCGAATGGTCGGATTGGTCACCATGCAGTGCTTCATGCGGGAAAGGTGTAAAATTAAGAACGAGATTATTATTAGTGGATCCAACGATGCAAGAAAAATGTTCTTCGCGTGTCGAGTTGCTTCAACAAAGACATTGTCTTATACAATCTGATTGTACCTTCGATATGGCTACGGCAAAAGGTAAagaaattatgatataaagaaaagaatgaactttaataataatgtaaggaacgtaattatatgataattttcCAAGTGGTCTGTATGGAGGAGGTCGACGTTGGTCCTTGTAGAGGATATTTCCAAAGATGGGCATTCGATCCTCGCAAATTAATGTGTGTTCCTTTCGGTTATGGCGGTTGCCGAGGTAATAGGAATAATTTTCTCACACCCGAAGAATGCAATCTCACTTGCAATATCGTAAGTAAATCTTtttggaataaaatttaagattattaataaataaataaataaatatatatatatatatatatatatatatatatgacggaGTAATCAATGAGCTCGATCTTAATTTAGGTACGATCTATCCTAACTGGCGAAAATCCAATTCAACCCTCGGCACAAATTCAAATACCTGCCAATTCAACGAATTTGACACCTGTCGATTGTGAGGTTTCCAATTGGTCACCTTGGTCACAGTGCAGTGTCACTTGTGGTACAGGACGGGTCGTTAGTTATCGTACTATCAAGGTATAGTAATATAGTATcggataagtaaaaaaaaaaaaaaaaaaaaatgttgccctctattttcttttatctttaacaCAGAACGAGCCTCAAAACGGTGGTCGACCTTGTCCGAAAAAATTGCAACGACGTTCTAAATGTCAATTGGCACCTTGCAATTAAAcgagtttttcttcttttttttttttttttttttttttttttttttctttttcaggatGTATTTGAAGTTAGCATTTTTAACCATGGAAATTTTACGCTTCCAAGGtttaaattacaatattttttttttttcgttctttacaAATGTGAGTATCctcaacgaaaaagaaaaaagagatggtcctgtcttttttttttattttttttttttttttttttttttttttttttttgacaacaTGACAGGTATATAACAGTCGGATGTATCAgaataaacgatattttattagtGGTCGTATTCGTACTGTTTGatccttttacttttcattcgaAGTTCATTCGGAAATGCAACGATACATTTTctgatttatatattgttcacATCGGATATTAAATCCTtccattttgttattaaaatatttatagaatgaattaaaacgaaaatgtatatatttatcgtacgataaaatcttaattatatttatgtataatactcATAAACGAACGCgtctattattaaatttcacaaTTACAAACATTAAcatgatttttaattgaataaaaataataaacgtaaaatatattattaaatcgaaaaacaaaaatgaagaattgatgatataaaaataatcatgtttctcgaatatgaatattaattagtgTTTCCGAGAGATAACTTCGaaaatccttttatttttctttcttaatctgATGAGACGCCTTTTAAGACATTGAATCGATACTTCGATATGGTGAATTTCCATTTAtgtaaaagcaataataaataacgtgaattatataaaatatgcacGAAGCAGATAAATTTTAAACCTATTCgataatcgttaatttaatatttctaaaattgcATTTATCATGAATTACgggaatattttcataattatttatgtacattctataaaatgtaaaatttcaatttacgCTTTTAAAAAGACGCCCCATCTATGTACCGtcctatcgataataataataataatcattacaaAATCGGACTATCCATTTCGCTGGACTAATTTctgaaaatgatttctttgaaTTCTGTCCATGTATATAATCTCCTGTATTCCCTAAGTAAATCTAATAAAACGTTGGTTccatttttataactttttgttttttctttttttcttattatttacgatTGCAATAAAGTGCTTTAGTTTTTCTGCTTATAGCCTTTCGAACTAACAATGTTCATTATAGTTTTTGCCATGTCGAATAACTACGTTCcacatttacgataataatctcatatatatatatatatatatgaaattatataatacatttagaTGATATAACTCTATTTTTAGATCTGTCCAGACCAAAAAGTTagtgaaaatagaaagaaaaaagaaaaaagaaaaaagaaaaaagaaaataataataataataataataataataataataagaagaagaaaaaaacaaacagaatataagattttgtttttaacgtcaattctctttttgtcACATTAGCAAATTGCACTTCCTTTTGTGGTCATGACAGTtctgattaattattaatacttatcatatttatttaaatacacgTAATATCTAAGGTATGGTAAGAGAATTCATTTTAGGCCACTACTAGTCTCTTACTACGCTGTAATGAACTATTTGGTCATAATTTCTCGTCTTATCTTTTCTCGAATTCAAATCAAAATTTAACGatacaaaatttcaattaaatcacttacgattaataatcatgcaaattaacatttttaaaatcataatctcctaattttttaaacgtttctcAGTCagtataattaatcaatttatgataatttacCGACGTTTACAATCTTTTCTACAGATGgtaaattacatatatgtttatgtaactttttttatttttttttttttttatacaaaacaagaacaaaaaaagaaaacatatgtaaaatattgaaattatcgtGCGATATGTTGACATTAAGAATATgccacattttttttttttttgtttttttttcttttttttctttttttttaataaagaattatattaattcgtttgtttttattttatatcgatagaaaaaaaagacctGATTATCGATTCTCcaatcgatatttcttttacacaCGATATAACGTATAACGCATTAGGAGAATATGATGTCAGAGTTAActaaattttcgtattttttctgTGCGACATGGAGATGCtaagatttaattaacttttatcaaatttttgagTATTCatcgtgtttatatataaattacacgCCTgcgttagagaaaaaaaaaaaaaaaaaaaacaaaaaaatttcgcgtagtttacattattaataataacaatcgatTGTTATAAGTCATGATTGATCATTCtctttattgatatatttcacacacacacactcctgtcattatttataatgatgtaaaatatcaaaaatgtaaaatcgatcgaacgatttttaGAATCTGAacatgtaatttatatatatatatatatatatatatatatatatatatatatatatatatatatacgtatataaaaaaaaaaaacaaagatccgatgaaataaaaatttcttttttaacaacgAGGCCGTAATAGTTGAAATCGTGTTGTTTATGTgttagaaatggaaaaaaaaaaaaaaaaaaacaaaaaaagaaaaaacaaaaaagaaaaaaaatgtacctTTAGAAGCTACAATTATTACTAGATTGCACACACGTTTACAGACATCTTGCACCTACTATACGATCTTAATAACAACTTGGATTATAGTTTAACGCGATCCAATCTTAatgatacgtatataataaaagaaattctatggaatttctttctttcttttttttttttcttttattttttcttctcttctcttctcttttcttttcttttctattattttctttttttctttttttttttttcttttctcttcggaATATCAAAAAAGTCTGTACCATTTGAATGTTTGTTCTCTTGGATAATAATACATCCAATAGTATGGACTAAATCGTAACTATAGTATAGTTATAGTGTTTTGTctcattaattacattttctttttcttccttttttctctctctctctctctctttcctcgtacctttttttctatcccgtatcatcttaaatataatataacgttaaaatatgatattaaaacgaaatacattctttcaatatatttcacctttttatattcttataattttttttttttttcctttttttttttctttttttctttttttattttattttattttattttaatcagcTTTGCTATTGTATTAATCTTATAGATTTAGGCGGATTCGAGATAGGATCGATAGGCGttataaaatttcgaatatctttaaagcaatcattataaatccgtggtacacatatataatacattatagaGGCTCAaagatattaacatttttttgttaacttaacgactcttattttttccttttttttttttctttttttttttttgtttcagctACGCTTAATGCAATATTATCGGTAATTAATGTATTACGTGTCCCGTGTCTGACTAGTGTTGACTAGACTAATTTGCGCCGACCCACGTGCCACTTCCGTTCtggcagtagtagtagtaataatagtaataattataataataataataataataataataataataataataataataataataataataataataataataataataataataataacaataataataataataataataataataataataataataataatagtaataataacgataataataataataacgataataataataataacgataataataataataataataataatagtaatagtagtaataatagtagttataatagtagtagtagtagtagtagtagtaacagtagtaatagtagtagtaatactaataagttttacttttatatttcgtaCTTCTAGAAGACgagcgatttaaaaaaaaaaaaaaaaatcgatctcgAACAAATATCCGACGATTGGATGTACCTAATGACTACTCGGGAAAAACAATTCTTTGGTAATACGGACGGTTTTCTAAGGATACcgatgatttatttctttatttaattatcaccTAAACGACTCGAGAATTTGTACAGGACACGTCCTAAAAACTTTCTACGATCTTTTCGATATGGAATttctaaaaggaaaaaaaaaaaaaaaaaaaaaaaaaaaaaaaagaaaaaaagacaaaaagaaaacaaaaaaaaaagaaaaaaaaacaaaagaaaaaaataaatgaataaggaagaaagaacgatgaaattgaaaaataaataaatataatataataaaaataataatcctcGAAATGGTATTCTTCGTAAACGATgattaacattataaaaatttgtaagaatTGATGACGtgaattatgataaaatatatagagataaaaaaatgatatcacATGATTTTTGGTCGATGCGGTAGGCACGGCTAACATTAgagttttttttaaataacgctATCGCGCTATCGCACTATCACACTATTTCCACGCGAACACTGTGAAAAAGGAGCTCACGGACGAATGAAATTCACGAGTTGTCATTGGTACAGGATCGATCCGATAGTTGAAAGTTCGTAAAGTATTTATAACCGGAAGTCGTACTCGTCTCAAAGGGAAGAGTATTTTTCGAAGGGTCGacgacgataatatttttatctccttatctctctttattttctttttctttctttctttctttttatttttttttttttttttttttttttttgaatttttattctctttttgtttcatcgGAGTTTCGCGTTCTCGACGACACGTAAATATAATTGGCGAGGCGCGTCGTCGTGAAAAAAAGGCATCATTGTGTGCGTCTGCCGAAGGCGACGagatttgtttcttcttttttttttttttcttttttttttttttcttctttttcttcttattattatcgaaccTCGGAATCGCGAATTATCGTTGATTCTCATCGTCGCCAACTTCGTCGTACGAGTTATCGCGCTCGAACTCGTAATATTCCTCTTGTGACATTTGGGATATTCGTGATCGTGTAATCGCCGAGGCTCGTCATCGAACCAATCGATGACGGGGCCGTGCTCAGAGCCAACCAGCTGATACGTCGTGTCCAGAGATCGGCTCGATGCCAGGTAATCGTTGAAGTTGCGTTGCCGAACCATTTGTCTTAACTGTCATTGAAATCGCTCCGCTAGCAATAACGCTCTCCTCCGTGGTCGATGGTGTCAATGGAACAGCACTAACAACTCCTAACAAAAGgaatatatcgttaaaaaaaaaaaaaaaaattgaaattttattcgataatatcaGAAGAAAAATGGGGCTCGTGATGatagatattttcaatttttaataaatattgaaggataaaaaaaaaaaaaaaaaaagaaagaaaagtgtcATTTGAGATTGAAAATCattcgaatattaaatattattttataatatttttacttttccgaTATGATTGTCCCCGGTACGAATTCCTTGTcgttcttttcccttcttttttttcttttttctttttttttttttacactacgcatatctatattaattatattgctaacaattctaatatataaagttatatatatataataatatttattatatatattatatatatatacatataaagaatttataataatatataaaaaaaaaaatatgagcaAAGTTTCGAGTATGCAAAGAGAATGTAAAAGAACTAACTTTGTTGCTCGCTAACACTGACGATCTCGGCGGTATCCAAACTCGGCTGTTGACTCTGTGTGACTTCGTGTCTACGAGGTGTTATCGTTTGCGAACCAAGTTCCGGACCTCTTGTAGGTACGCTACTAGCACGATGCAACTGTTTTTTCGAAACTTTAGATAAAAGAATCGAAGCTATAGGCTGCGTCGTACTTTCCATTGGATTAGAATTGGTGCTGGTCATTGCTGGGGTCGAAGCTCTCGATGCCGAgaacttttttcgttttttcgtcAAAGCAGATACTAAACCAAGACGGCCAAAAGAGTGATGACTTTCTGTATGATGTGAATGATGACTGTGTTGATGGGATTGATGACTGTGAACATCATGACTACCATGAATTTCTAAAGAAGATTTTGAATCCGTTGAACCTTCCGATCTCGAGCCACCATCTTCGGATGCTGGTGAATAAACTGAATCCTCGGAACGAGATCTAcctgttaaagaaaaaatattcgaacatttttgatcatcgatcgaaatgacgtcaattgatatataaataaaaatcaatcgattgAAAGAATCTTACTGATGAATTTCTTCGAAACTTTGTGAGCCTTAGCAGCTTCGATCAAAGTGTCCCAACGTTTT
This window encodes:
- the LOC124949600 gene encoding spondin-1, with amino-acid sequence MLFLILMACFVATTLAGCPMRPSAGQTSAGRTPGDGGYRILISGTSDKYIPDAVYTISLQGSRTHERLQQFTRFTLSVHSQHAPNNPTIRVGYFQLFPDSLTTFNEDCINTISEATDYPKSEIQVMWKAPPTGSGCVVFTSMILENNVRWYAEDEGLTKTFCEMNPTEVEQLSEDRCCACDEAKYSLTFEGIWSNKTHPKDYPFSAWLTHFSDLIGASHEPEFSFWGRDHIATDGFRQLAEWGSASGVEAELRAQATKLRTLIKAAGLWHPNVNTNTSANFRVDRKHPLLSIASMFGPSPDWVVGVSKLNLCQKDCSWTKSMIIDLYPWDAGTDNGITYMSPNSETNPREKMKPITTSYPEDPRSPFYDPTGRPMLPLARLYLDREKVIQRGCDEEILQRQVQELEVAENTEDTSKPECQTTNYSPWSSCSVSCGKGLRMRTREYRMPEKARMFNCNRQLVFKEMCVADIPECPGEEYEDNDTLLVPNNTICETTDWSEWSECSSTCGIGLKMRTRRFKNQMGRKSCSLVSLVEKTKCMEPPCLVTETVDPICKVTEWSDWSPCSASCGKGVKLRTRLLLVDPTMQEKCSSRVELLQQRHCLIQSDCTFDMATAKVVCMEEVDVGPCRGYFQRWAFDPRKLMCVPFGYGGCRGNRNNFLTPEECNLTCNIVRSILTGENPIQPSAQIQIPANSTNLTPVDCEVSNWSPWSQCSVTCGTGRVVSYRTIKNEPQNGGRPCPKKLQRRSKCQLAPCN